A genome region from Halorussus pelagicus includes the following:
- a CDS encoding DUF309 domain-containing protein, whose product MDDHLREGQRDYLRAGIAIYNDGEFHAAHDAWEDRWLELDTGTDDERLLHGLIQFTAAVHHAQSANWAGVRGLAESGAGYLADLPANYREVNVGEVRAYLREVAADPEHVERAAPPKLTHEGVALRPEDLRFETSAVVAGVLAEEYGYDEEIVAKAAEYARDDLNGEKATSPFVTFVMDFARDPANRGIIFQRMEGAVGKRDHKEEDVEGLFDV is encoded by the coding sequence GGGGCAACGCGACTATCTCCGGGCCGGAATCGCCATCTACAACGACGGCGAGTTTCACGCGGCCCACGACGCGTGGGAGGACCGCTGGCTCGAACTCGATACGGGCACCGACGACGAGCGACTGCTCCACGGTCTCATCCAGTTCACTGCGGCTGTCCACCACGCTCAGAGCGCGAACTGGGCGGGCGTCCGGGGTCTCGCCGAGAGCGGCGCGGGCTACCTCGCGGACCTTCCGGCCAACTACCGCGAGGTGAACGTCGGCGAAGTGCGGGCGTATCTCCGAGAGGTCGCGGCCGACCCCGAACACGTCGAGCGCGCCGCGCCGCCTAAACTGACTCACGAGGGCGTCGCGCTCCGCCCCGAGGACCTACGCTTCGAGACCAGCGCGGTCGTTGCGGGAGTTCTGGCCGAGGAGTACGGCTACGACGAGGAAATCGTGGCGAAGGCGGCCGAGTACGCCCGCGACGACCTCAACGGCGAGAAAGCGACCAGTCCGTTCGTGACGTTCGTGATGGACTTCGCGCGCGACCCCGCGAATCGCGGTATCATCTTCCAACGCATGGAGGGCGCGGTCGGCAAGCGAGACCACAAAGAAGAGGACGTAGAAGGGTTGTTCGACGTTTAA
- a CDS encoding translation initiation factor IF-2 subunit beta, whose protein sequence is MDYAANLDRAMDETPDFEGQSERFSYPDAAAQKDGAFTRLTNLSDIADALSRDVEHIHSALQRELGTNGKLEDGRARYNGTFSGSDFDAALEGYVQEFVLCSECGLPDTRLVRENRNLMLRCDACGAFRPVTKRSTSTQNQNRDAVEEGATYEVKITGTGRKGDGVAEKGKYTIFVPGAQEGDVVQVYIKNISGNLAFARLA, encoded by the coding sequence ATGGACTACGCAGCTAACCTCGACAGAGCCATGGACGAGACGCCCGACTTCGAGGGCCAGAGCGAGCGATTCAGCTACCCCGACGCCGCCGCGCAGAAGGACGGCGCGTTCACGCGACTCACGAACCTGAGCGACATCGCCGACGCGCTCAGCCGTGACGTAGAACACATTCACAGCGCGCTCCAGCGCGAACTCGGGACCAACGGGAAACTCGAAGACGGCCGCGCGCGCTACAACGGGACCTTCTCCGGGTCGGACTTCGACGCCGCGCTCGAAGGCTACGTGCAGGAGTTCGTCCTCTGTTCGGAGTGTGGCCTGCCGGACACCCGTCTCGTCCGCGAGAACCGCAACCTGATGCTTCGCTGTGACGCCTGCGGTGCGTTCCGCCCCGTCACCAAGCGCTCGACTTCGACGCAGAACCAGAACCGCGACGCGGTCGAAGAGGGTGCCACCTACGAAGTCAAGATTACCGGCACCGGCCGCAAGGGCGACGGCGTCGCCGAGAAGGGCAAGTACACCATCTTCGTGCCCGGCGCACAGGAGGGCGACGTGGTGCAGGTCTACATCAAGAATATCAGTGGCAATCTGGCGTTCGCGCGACTGGCTTAA
- the azf gene encoding NAD-dependent glucose-6-phosphate dehydrogenase Azf, whose translation MDDPVLLTGAEGRVGQAILSDLDDEYEWRLLDRDPPTHETNHEFVVADITDEEAVRETAEGVGAIIHLAGDPRPEAPWNSVLSNNIDGTRNVLEAAVAEGVEKVVFASSNHAVGAYETDERTPDMYRPHDDYQLDGTELPRPSNLYGVSKATGEVLGRYYHDEHGLSVACVRIGNLTKNHPPKDYERGQAMWLSHRDCAHLFDRCIRADYGYEIVYGISDNDRKYYSIERAKEVLGYDPEDNSAEFANAEC comes from the coding sequence ATGGACGACCCAGTCCTGCTAACGGGCGCGGAAGGCCGCGTCGGGCAGGCCATCCTCTCGGACCTCGATGACGAGTACGAGTGGCGACTCCTCGACCGGGACCCGCCGACTCACGAGACGAACCACGAGTTCGTCGTCGCCGACATCACCGACGAGGAGGCCGTCCGCGAGACCGCCGAGGGCGTCGGTGCGATTATCCACCTCGCGGGCGACCCGCGCCCCGAGGCCCCGTGGAACAGCGTGCTGAGCAACAACATCGACGGCACTCGGAACGTGCTGGAGGCCGCCGTCGCCGAGGGCGTCGAGAAGGTCGTGTTCGCCTCGTCGAACCACGCCGTCGGTGCCTACGAGACCGACGAGCGCACCCCCGACATGTATCGCCCGCACGACGACTACCAACTCGACGGCACGGAACTCCCGCGCCCGAGCAACCTCTACGGCGTCAGCAAGGCGACCGGCGAGGTGCTGGGTCGGTACTACCACGACGAACACGGTCTCAGCGTGGCCTGCGTCCGCATCGGCAATCTGACGAAGAACCACCCGCCGAAAGACTACGAGCGCGGGCAGGCGATGTGGCTCTCCCACCGCGACTGCGCGCACCTCTTCGACCGATGCATCCGGGCCGACTACGGCTACGAAATCGTCTACGGCATCTCCGACAACGACCGGAAATACTACTCCATCGAGCGCGCGAAGGAGGTTTTGGGTTACGACCCCGAAGACAACTCCGCGGAGTTCGCTAACGCGGAGTGCTGA
- a CDS encoding CBS domain-containing protein — protein sequence MEDIFVGRLMSSPVETVSPDTKAHVAAETMLDEGIGSVIVTDDDGQLLGILTATDFVHIAAEQRWATDATVETYMTTDVTTTDANAEVQDIADLMITEKFHHVPVVDEQEGVVGIITTTDITAYISNVQTPTPS from the coding sequence ATGGAAGACATTTTCGTCGGACGACTCATGTCGTCGCCGGTCGAGACAGTTTCGCCCGACACCAAGGCGCACGTCGCCGCCGAGACGATGCTCGACGAGGGCATCGGGTCGGTCATCGTCACCGACGACGACGGCCAGTTGCTCGGCATCCTCACCGCCACGGACTTCGTTCACATCGCGGCCGAACAGCGGTGGGCCACCGACGCGACGGTCGAGACGTACATGACGACCGACGTGACGACGACGGACGCGAACGCGGAAGTGCAGGACATCGCCGACCTGATGATAACCGAGAAGTTCCACCACGTCCCGGTCGTGGACGAGCAAGAGGGTGTCGTCGGCATCATCACGACGACCGACATCACGGCCTACATTTCTAACGTTCAGACGCCGACACCGTCGTAA
- a CDS encoding DUF7860 family protein, with amino-acid sequence MGRYGDLDYQQWAKTGFLFSLAVFALGAGSEMTAAAMHLSLPAWENALFVDMEILGTLGALLFPLMFGIVLPLTE; translated from the coding sequence ATGGGACGATACGGCGACCTCGACTACCAGCAGTGGGCCAAGACCGGATTCCTGTTCAGCCTCGCAGTATTCGCACTGGGAGCGGGAAGCGAGATGACGGCGGCGGCGATGCACCTCTCGCTTCCGGCGTGGGAGAACGCGCTGTTCGTCGATATGGAGATACTCGGCACCCTCGGCGCACTGCTGTTCCCGCTGATGTTCGGCATCGTACTGCCGCTGACCGAGTAG
- a CDS encoding dihydroneopterin aldolase family protein yields MEPTDGDTDSTPTDSDPTDGEQACFEAGIKFGTLYHQFAGTPVSPDSAPSLERAIEESIENQPFCESVSVDILTEKLAEEIDHVPASGSEGERGEGSLAEGEEASSGGYTELTGRFMEVEIVVDREGREVVTRMEMEDGYPLMKVESVTET; encoded by the coding sequence ATGGAACCGACCGACGGAGACACCGATTCGACGCCGACCGATTCGGACCCCACGGACGGCGAGCAGGCCTGCTTCGAGGCGGGCATCAAGTTCGGCACGCTCTACCACCAGTTCGCCGGGACGCCGGTCAGTCCCGACTCCGCGCCGAGTCTCGAACGCGCCATCGAGGAGTCCATCGAGAACCAACCGTTCTGCGAGTCCGTGAGCGTGGATATTCTGACGGAGAAGTTGGCGGAAGAAATCGACCATGTTCCCGCGAGCGGTAGCGAGGGGGAGCGCGGAGAAGGCAGTCTCGCCGAAGGCGAGGAAGCGTCCTCCGGTGGCTATACGGAACTCACCGGCCGGTTCATGGAGGTCGAAATCGTCGTGGACCGGGAGGGACGCGAGGTCGTCACTCGGATGGAGATGGAAGACGGCTACCCCCTGATGAAAGTCGAGTCCGTGACCGAGACGTAG
- a CDS encoding DUF5789 family protein, whose product MSESGDDSRKMGLELGDLKADLEDADYPMDADELMARFGDHEIGLPDGEESFREVMVTGGDETFESADEVEQAILNRVSADAVGRQGYSDRGGGNTESQNTDKSF is encoded by the coding sequence ATGAGCGAATCAGGCGACGACAGCCGCAAGATGGGTCTCGAACTCGGCGACCTAAAGGCGGACCTCGAAGACGCCGACTACCCGATGGACGCCGACGAACTGATGGCGCGGTTCGGCGACCACGAAATCGGTCTCCCGGACGGCGAGGAGAGCTTTCGAGAGGTCATGGTCACGGGCGGTGACGAGACCTTCGAGTCGGCCGACGAGGTCGAACAGGCCATCCTCAATCGGGTCAGCGCCGACGCCGTGGGCCGACAGGGCTACTCCGACCGGGGCGGTGGCAATACCGAGAGCCAGAACACCGACAAGTCGTTCTGA
- a CDS encoding ornithine cyclodeaminase family protein: protein MVRVCSDSDVADCLDLGDLLEVVREAIRKQGRGEVERPERPHFPVGAGLDGPDPAGTGLVMPAYLHGARFYATKLVGVHEGNAERGLPTVNAQIALTEADTGLPAGYLAGTEITNARTGCIGGLAADELAIGPVTLALVGAGEQARWQARAIAAATDLDSVRVYSPSESKETCAAELREELGVPAQAADSPEEAVSGANVVVTATTATEPVFPGDALDPGALVVAVGAYTAEMRELDAETVERASRVFADVPAEVAEIGDALEANVGEDDLIAFSEVLEKRAGREEEDEILVVESVGSAVLDAATAEYVFEQAEQKGIGEDVAL from the coding sequence ATGGTCAGAGTTTGCTCCGACAGCGATGTCGCCGACTGTCTCGACCTCGGGGACCTCTTGGAAGTCGTCCGCGAGGCCATTCGCAAGCAGGGTCGCGGCGAGGTCGAGCGCCCCGAGCGACCGCACTTCCCGGTGGGCGCAGGTCTCGACGGCCCGGACCCCGCCGGAACCGGTCTCGTCATGCCCGCGTACCTCCACGGGGCGCGCTTCTACGCGACGAAACTCGTCGGCGTCCACGAAGGGAACGCCGAGCGCGGTCTCCCGACGGTCAACGCCCAAATCGCGCTCACCGAGGCCGACACCGGGCTTCCGGCGGGCTATCTCGCGGGGACCGAAATCACCAACGCCCGCACGGGGTGCATCGGCGGTCTCGCGGCGGACGAACTCGCAATCGGCCCGGTCACGCTCGCGCTCGTCGGCGCGGGCGAACAGGCGCGCTGGCAGGCCCGCGCAATCGCGGCCGCGACCGACCTCGACTCGGTGCGAGTCTACTCGCCGAGCGAGTCGAAAGAGACGTGTGCCGCGGAGTTGCGCGAGGAGTTGGGCGTCCCGGCGCAAGCGGCCGACTCCCCCGAGGAAGCCGTCTCGGGTGCGAACGTGGTCGTCACGGCGACGACCGCGACCGAACCGGTGTTCCCCGGCGACGCGCTCGACCCCGGCGCGCTGGTCGTCGCGGTCGGAGCCTACACCGCCGAGATGCGCGAACTGGACGCCGAGACCGTCGAGCGCGCGAGTCGCGTCTTCGCCGACGTGCCCGCGGAGGTGGCCGAAATCGGGGACGCGCTCGAAGCGAACGTCGGGGAAGACGACCTCATCGCGTTCTCGGAAGTCTTGGAGAAGCGCGCCGGGCGCGAGGAGGAAGACGAGATTCTTGTCGTCGAGAGCGTCGGGAGCGCGGTCCTCGACGCCGCGACCGCGGAGTACGTCTTCGAGCAGGCCGAACAGAAGGGAATCGGCGAGGACGTAGCGCTGTAG
- a CDS encoding DUF5790 family protein, whose protein sequence is MNQSTLDEDELFGEAASEVREDVETSLERAGDALPDTDDIWNVEADNTLGALNALRSALDTGDAADHLRDAKKWYTMGERADAFEDADDLATEIERVEETIADIEDAKEQVGDLTSTIPGLKNTLEGLGTEENTDDSAGDDAGDETEGTDAESEHAEADESEERDDHAEDAEEAEAAD, encoded by the coding sequence ATGAACCAATCGACACTCGACGAGGACGAGCTATTCGGCGAGGCCGCCAGCGAGGTCCGCGAGGACGTGGAGACCAGCCTCGAACGGGCGGGCGACGCCCTTCCCGACACCGACGACATCTGGAACGTCGAGGCCGACAACACCCTCGGCGCGCTCAACGCGCTCCGGTCGGCGCTCGACACCGGCGACGCCGCCGACCACCTCCGAGACGCCAAGAAGTGGTACACCATGGGCGAACGCGCCGACGCCTTCGAGGACGCCGACGACCTCGCAACAGAAATCGAGCGCGTCGAGGAGACCATCGCGGATATCGAGGATGCCAAAGAACAGGTCGGCGACCTCACCAGTACCATCCCCGGCCTGAAGAACACGCTGGAGGGTCTCGGGACCGAGGAGAACACTGACGATTCCGCAGGCGACGATGCGGGAGACGAGACCGAGGGGACCGACGCCGAGAGCGAGCATGCAGAAGCCGACGAGTCGGAGGAGAGAGACGACCACGCGGAGGACGCCGAGGAAGCCGAGGCCGCCGACTGA
- a CDS encoding creatininase family protein, translating into MHLFDSTWTDADAAATDLALLPVGSTEQHGPHAPLGTDVLTAEAVAEAGAAAYDGEVVVAPAIPVGVAEEHRQFTGTLWVSEDTFRDYVRETVASLASHGWDRVVLVNGHGGNVGALREVAATIARHDSAYAVPFTWFEAVGDHSDDMGHGGPLETAMLRHVAPDLVREERVEEAREGASDGWGEWVSYANLAVDSAEFTENGVVGDPTEGPRARGEELLELAGEALVSLLEAVESRDVALPPHK; encoded by the coding sequence ATGCACCTCTTCGACTCGACGTGGACCGACGCCGACGCGGCCGCGACCGACCTCGCGCTCCTGCCGGTCGGGAGTACCGAACAGCACGGTCCCCACGCGCCGCTCGGGACCGACGTGCTGACCGCCGAGGCGGTCGCCGAGGCGGGCGCGGCGGCCTACGACGGCGAGGTCGTCGTCGCGCCAGCGATTCCGGTCGGCGTCGCCGAGGAACACCGCCAGTTCACCGGCACGCTGTGGGTCAGCGAGGACACTTTCCGGGACTACGTCCGGGAGACGGTCGCCAGCCTCGCATCCCACGGTTGGGACCGGGTGGTCCTCGTGAACGGCCACGGGGGCAACGTCGGCGCGCTCCGAGAGGTGGCGGCCACCATCGCGCGCCACGACTCGGCCTACGCGGTCCCGTTTACGTGGTTCGAGGCGGTCGGCGACCATAGCGACGACATGGGCCACGGCGGCCCGCTCGAAACTGCGATGCTCCGACACGTCGCGCCCGACCTCGTGCGCGAGGAGCGCGTCGAGGAGGCCCGCGAAGGGGCCAGCGACGGCTGGGGCGAGTGGGTCAGCTACGCGAATCTGGCGGTCGATTCCGCGGAGTTCACGGAGAACGGCGTCGTCGGCGACCCCACGGAGGGACCGCGAGCGCGCGGCGAGGAGTTGCTGGAACTGGCTGGCGAGGCGTTGGTCTCGCTACTCGAAGCCGTCGAATCGCGGGACGTGGCGCTCCCGCCCCACAAGTAG